A stretch of the Bacillus sp. FJAT-18017 genome encodes the following:
- a CDS encoding GNAT family N-acetyltransferase encodes MAIKNDVGYPSLETERLTLRILTLDDCGAVFEHFSDRDVTRFMDIEPCKDLKEAKGIIQFHLDDAGCRWGIFEKASKSLIGTVGFHYLRGQGGVAKPEVVYYLSKRYWGNGFMVEAMKKLFHSAFRE; translated from the coding sequence TTGGCCATAAAAAATGATGTGGGTTATCCTTCTCTGGAAACGGAAAGGCTTACCCTAAGAATTTTGACACTTGATGATTGCGGTGCGGTTTTTGAGCATTTTTCAGATAGGGATGTTACCAGATTCATGGACATTGAGCCTTGCAAGGACTTGAAGGAAGCCAAGGGAATTATCCAGTTTCATTTGGATGATGCGGGATGCAGGTGGGGAATTTTTGAAAAGGCCAGTAAAAGCTTAATTGGAACGGTTGGATTTCACTATTTGCGCGGTCAAGGCGGAGTTGCAAAACCGGAAGTTGTCTATTACTTATCGAAACGATATTGGGGAAATGGATTTATGGTTGAGGCTATGAAAAAGCTATTTCATTCGGCTTTCAGGGAATGA